The proteins below come from a single Pararge aegeria chromosome 23, ilParAegt1.1, whole genome shotgun sequence genomic window:
- the LOC120634399 gene encoding BTB/POZ domain-containing protein KCTD9 gives MKRAFVYTNKTENEGKLVAVEDTFKDFKKSIAFEFNLEAENLKLYSLNGCEINDTRVIRDDEKIYLSFKSENGSKGCDTFDSFETLHISDGAENGSVSKKGVVSDWITLNVGGKHFTTSRSTLLVKEPLSMLARMFADDNNVYLMNPSAKDKLGAYLIDRSPEYFEPILNYLRHGEVILDKNVNPKGVLEEAVFYGIDSMIPQLRELIEESTSQSGRNQSLNRMDVIRLIMMTPTESELRFQGVNLAGADLNRLDLRHINFKYACLARCNLSGANLSHCCLERADLSHANLEGAQLLGVKALCANMEGALLIGCNMEDPAGSKAVMEGVNLKGADLEGSNMAGVNLRVATLKNANLQNCDLRAAVLAGADLESCDLSGSDLHEANLRGANLKDAMFELMLTPLHMSQTIR, from the exons atgaaacgaGCTTTTgtgtacacaaataaaacagagaaTGAAGGAAAACTTGTGGCCGTGGAAGACACGTTTAAAGATTTCAAGAAGTCCATCGCTTTCGAATTCAACTTAGAGGCGGAAAATCTAAAGTTATATTCGTTAAACGGTTGTGAAATAAATGACACAAGAGTGATTAGGGACGacgaaaaaatttatttaagttttaaaagtgAAAATGGGTCTAAAGGCTGCGATACATTTGACTCATTTGAAACTTTGCATATATCAGATGGTGCAGAAAATGGTTCTGTTAGCAAAAAAGGCGTTGTTTCTGACTGGATTACGTTAAACGTTGGCGGTAAACACTTTACAACTTCACGATCAACACTTCTAGTTAAAGAACCTCTGTCAATGTTAGCGAGAATGTTTGCTGATGATAATAACGTGTATTTAATGAATCCTAGCGCTAAGGATAAGTTAGGGGCGTACTTAATAGATAGGAGCCCGGAATATTTCGAgcctattttaaattatttgagaCATGGTGAAGTTATACTGGACAAAAATGTTAACCCTAAAGGTGTTTTAGAGGAAGCTGTTTTTTACG GCATCGACTCAATGATACCTCAGCTGCGCGAGTTAATTGAAGAGTCAACAAGTCAAAGCGGTAGAAACCAGTCGCTCAACAGAATGGATGTGATCCGATTAATAATGATGACCCCTACAGAATCAGAGCTGAGGTTCCAGGGGGTAAACTTGGCTGGTGCAGACCTTAATAGGTTGGACTTGAGGCATATCAATTTTAAG TATGCATGTTTAGCCCGATGTAATCTGAGTGGTGCAAATCTGTCGCATTGCTGCCTTGAGAGAGCAGATTTATCACATGCCAACCTGGAAGGAGCTCAGTTATTAGGCGTTAAAGCACTTTGTGCCAATATGGAAG gtGCTCTTTTGATTGGCTGCAACATGGAGGATCCTGCAGGATCTAAAGCTGTAATGGAAGGTGTGAATTTGAAAG GTGCGGACTTAGAAGGTAGCAACATGGCGGGCGTGAATTTGCGTGTAGCAACATTGAAAAATGCCAACCTTCAAAATTGTGATCTCAGGGCCGCTGTTTTGGCTGGTGCTGACTTAGAG agtTGTGACTTGTCGGGCAGTGATCTCCACGAAGCCAACTTGCGAGGTGCAAACTTAAAAGACGCGATGTTTGAATTGATGCTGACGCCGCTTCACATGTCACAGACTATACGATGA